A single region of the Arthrobacter sp. zg-Y20 genome encodes:
- a CDS encoding ABC transporter permease, whose protein sequence is MPRSNWVLLAPALALVAGVLLLPLVQSLFRSFGAPDFTLANYEALFTDGVTMTVLGRTAGTAAMVTVVTFLLGYPYAYLMTRVGPRFRGVLLVIVLVPFWTSVMARNFSWIVLLQRGGPVQNLFDALGADDVVFYGTVVGVTVAMSQVLLPFMVLPLYSTLGSIDRKLLLAAQGLGSSPLAAFWKVYWPLSRSGVVSGLILVFTLSLGFYVTPALLGSPQQSLIAQLLAQRTTQLLDFGGASALGLLVLVVTLVLVVWANRIGGTISAIGVVATSKTKDTP, encoded by the coding sequence ATGCCGCGCTCGAATTGGGTCCTTCTGGCCCCGGCTCTTGCGCTCGTCGCCGGAGTGCTCCTCCTACCTCTGGTCCAGAGCCTCTTCCGCAGCTTTGGCGCGCCCGACTTCACCCTTGCCAACTACGAAGCACTCTTCACGGACGGCGTTACGATGACCGTGCTCGGCAGGACAGCCGGGACGGCAGCCATGGTTACCGTTGTGACATTCCTCCTTGGATATCCCTACGCCTACCTCATGACCAGGGTCGGCCCGCGTTTCCGGGGAGTGCTGCTGGTAATTGTCCTTGTCCCGTTTTGGACATCCGTGATGGCCCGTAATTTCTCGTGGATTGTCCTGCTTCAGCGCGGGGGGCCGGTGCAGAACCTCTTCGACGCCCTGGGAGCCGACGACGTCGTGTTCTATGGGACCGTGGTGGGCGTCACGGTAGCCATGAGCCAGGTCCTGCTGCCGTTCATGGTGCTCCCGCTGTACAGCACCCTCGGTTCCATCGACCGCAAGTTGCTCCTGGCCGCGCAGGGCCTGGGTTCGTCTCCACTGGCGGCGTTCTGGAAGGTCTACTGGCCCCTCTCGCGCAGCGGGGTTGTTTCGGGACTGATCCTGGTCTTCACGCTAAGCCTCGGTTTCTATGTGACCCCGGCGCTCCTCGGCTCCCCGCAGCAGTCCCTCATCGCACAGCTCCTCGCTCAACGCACCACTCAGCTCCTCGACTTTGGCGGAGCCAGCGCCCTGGGGCTGCTCGTCCTGGTGGTCACGCTCGTGCTGGTCGTCTGGGCAAACCGGATCGGCGGCACGATCTCCGCGATCGGCGTCGTGGCCACCTCAAAGACAAAGGACACACCATGA
- a CDS encoding ABC transporter permease, giving the protein MDPIPVWLWIVGAGVALFLILPTLVVIPSSFSTTSAFKFPPEGFTLRWYTNFFTNPIWLTSLGNSFLVAVSAAALATIVGTAAAVGLNRMTGRAASFLRTLLMVSMVTPSIVIAVAVYISFLKWHLTGSLPGYVLAHAALGVPFVLVAVTSALGGFDPQLLRAAASLGASPIRSFLTVTMPLISRGILSGAVFAFATSFDEVVIALFLRSPTFQTLPVQMYNSVTFELDPTISAASSLIVVAVTVLFLVPQLMGNRKKTD; this is encoded by the coding sequence GTGGATCCGATACCCGTCTGGCTATGGATAGTCGGTGCCGGCGTGGCTCTCTTCCTCATCCTGCCCACCCTCGTGGTGATCCCCTCCAGCTTCTCCACGACTTCTGCCTTCAAGTTTCCCCCGGAGGGGTTCACGCTGCGGTGGTACACAAACTTCTTTACCAACCCCATCTGGCTCACATCGCTCGGCAATTCCTTTCTTGTGGCCGTTTCAGCGGCAGCCCTGGCCACAATAGTCGGCACAGCGGCTGCGGTGGGATTGAACCGGATGACCGGCAGGGCCGCATCCTTCCTTCGCACCCTCCTTATGGTGTCCATGGTGACCCCCTCGATCGTCATTGCGGTGGCCGTATACATCTCGTTCCTCAAATGGCATCTGACCGGCTCGCTACCCGGATACGTGCTGGCACATGCCGCCCTCGGTGTCCCCTTCGTGCTGGTCGCCGTCACCAGTGCACTTGGCGGTTTCGACCCACAGCTGCTGCGGGCCGCGGCCTCCCTGGGGGCCTCCCCGATACGTTCCTTTCTGACCGTCACCATGCCGCTCATCAGCCGCGGCATCCTCAGCGGTGCGGTCTTCGCTTTCGCTACGTCCTTCGACGAGGTGGTCATCGCATTGTTCCTGCGGTCGCCGACGTTCCAAACCCTGCCAGTGCAGATGTACAACAGCGTCACCTTTGAGCTCGATCCCACAATTTCCGCGGCATCGAGCCTCATCGTCGTCGCAGTTACCGTCCTTTTCCTGGTGCCGCAGCTCATGGGCAACCGCAAGAAGACCGATTAG
- a CDS encoding helix-turn-helix domain-containing protein codes for MMNIRLLYLASMTPDNLDEEVTMPDPFDILPADGRAVGLPGSDRGAIQTIERAAMILALFDQHTRALSPALVAERLGLNRTTAHRYLHSLQASGFLGQAYGPGPLIDQLSSLVSARQQILAVAPAILRKLSDQSGLTAVLSFLGRTGAVVSHVEEANAGTIVLTVRTGTVLELKAAQSRILLAFQSDPGVITRMHAALSGVEAHQEQAELSLARRNRVAWADLDRAGLASVAAPVFGSRDIQAAIAVLGTTAMLSSSGPSSHRVDLLRGAAQQISSMVTI; via the coding sequence ATGATGAACATTCGGTTGCTTTACTTGGCATCCATGACGCCGGACAACCTCGATGAGGAGGTGACTATGCCTGACCCGTTTGACATTCTTCCCGCTGACGGCCGTGCCGTTGGGCTGCCAGGCAGTGACCGTGGCGCGATTCAGACGATAGAACGCGCAGCCATGATTCTCGCCCTGTTCGACCAGCACACCCGTGCTCTCAGCCCCGCGCTGGTGGCCGAGCGGTTGGGACTTAACCGGACGACCGCGCACCGCTATCTGCATTCCCTTCAGGCCTCGGGGTTTCTGGGTCAGGCCTATGGCCCGGGCCCGCTGATCGACCAATTGTCGTCATTGGTATCTGCCCGTCAGCAGATACTCGCCGTCGCTCCGGCTATTCTCCGGAAGCTTTCCGATCAATCGGGCCTCACGGCCGTGCTCAGTTTCCTGGGCCGGACCGGCGCGGTGGTGAGCCACGTCGAGGAAGCAAACGCGGGGACCATCGTCCTGACCGTGCGCACGGGGACCGTGCTTGAGCTTAAAGCGGCACAATCCCGGATCCTCCTCGCCTTCCAATCCGATCCGGGCGTTATTACCCGGATGCACGCAGCCCTCTCCGGGGTGGAAGCTCACCAGGAGCAGGCCGAGCTCTCCCTGGCGCGGCGCAACCGGGTGGCCTGGGCAGACCTGGACCGCGCGGGCCTGGCTTCGGTTGCGGCACCGGTCTTCGGGAGCCGCGATATACAGGCCGCGATAGCCGTGCTCGGTACCACGGCGATGCTCTCCTCCTCCGGCCCCTCCTCGCACCGAGTCGACCTGCTTCGCGGGGCCGCCCAACAAATCAGTTCGATGGTGACTATCTGA
- a CDS encoding ABC transporter ATP-binding protein, translating into MTKDYGLAVPAVDDISLTIEPGEFMTFLGPSGSGKTTTLNLIAGFDTLSGGTIALNGTDVGSLPPHKRNLGMLFQNYALFPHMTVAQNVGYPLRERKMAKTDIARRVSEVLNLVQLPGRDGNYPAQLSGGQQQRVALARAIVFQPEALLLDEPLGALDRNLRGTLQEEIRRIHREVGSTFVFVTHDQEEAMNLSDRIALFNNGRIEQVGTPEQLYREPETLFTATFLGDSNVFDLGDKGFGTHAGWEDCRWTVDSYTVAGHPGVLSHAAIVVRPEDLFIARDPVSVPPGANAVSATIQDLEYMGSYRTALLHLGGNGLRGRARIDASESTLTVGDQVTAWWRPERQRVVAA; encoded by the coding sequence GTGACAAAGGACTACGGACTGGCCGTCCCCGCCGTTGATGACATCTCCCTGACGATTGAACCGGGGGAGTTCATGACGTTCCTCGGACCAAGCGGATCCGGCAAGACCACAACGCTGAACCTCATTGCCGGTTTCGATACTTTGTCCGGCGGGACAATCGCCCTCAACGGGACGGACGTAGGTTCACTTCCACCGCATAAGCGGAATCTGGGAATGCTGTTCCAGAACTACGCACTGTTCCCCCACATGACGGTTGCCCAGAACGTCGGTTACCCGCTCCGTGAGCGGAAGATGGCGAAAACCGATATTGCGCGGCGCGTGTCCGAAGTGCTCAACCTGGTGCAGCTGCCCGGGCGCGACGGAAATTACCCGGCACAGCTATCGGGAGGGCAGCAGCAGCGCGTTGCCCTCGCCCGGGCGATTGTCTTCCAGCCCGAGGCGTTGCTTCTCGATGAACCGTTGGGAGCGCTCGACCGGAATCTTCGGGGAACCCTCCAGGAAGAGATCCGGCGAATCCACCGAGAGGTGGGTTCCACCTTCGTATTCGTGACCCATGATCAGGAAGAGGCCATGAACCTCTCCGACCGGATTGCCCTGTTCAACAACGGCCGCATTGAGCAGGTAGGCACTCCGGAACAGCTATACCGTGAGCCTGAAACACTTTTCACTGCAACGTTCCTGGGCGATTCGAACGTGTTCGATCTGGGCGACAAAGGATTCGGGACGCACGCGGGCTGGGAAGACTGCCGGTGGACCGTGGACTCCTACACCGTTGCGGGGCATCCGGGCGTCCTTTCACATGCTGCCATTGTGGTCCGTCCTGAAGACCTCTTTATCGCCCGCGATCCCGTATCCGTGCCGCCCGGCGCGAATGCTGTCTCAGCCACTATTCAAGACCTCGAATACATGGGGTCCTATCGCACCGCCCTGCTGCATCTCGGCGGAAACGGCCTTCGTGGCCGCGCGCGGATTGATGCATCCGAATCAACGTTGACTGTCGGCGACCAGGTCACCGCCTGGTGGCGCCCTGAGCGACAGCGTGTCGTTGCCGCCTAG
- a CDS encoding cyclase family protein, protein MPTYDELASAEPPQSSWNVFGRDDQLGTINFLTPERIASAARLIRSGRRFGLDHPVTAFEPYPTGTRRPLQHSVFSNNTWHRDDWVDSFYLQSSSQIDALRHIGHPEYGFYNGLSAEENSGDSVRLGIHNWAASGIAGRGVLLDVPLFFAKRGLSYDASSTIAIGADLLDEIAESQNVSWQGGDILLLRTAWAEDYLAKTPERRLSDPWRQSPGLAQRESTLRWLWDHEIALVAADNLAVEADPVIDSDFRTPGDSPPAIGVDHSGMLHRPLIALLGMALGELWKLDELAEDCAADGVYECFVTCKPLNIPGGVGSPPNAMAFK, encoded by the coding sequence TTGCCGACCTACGATGAGCTCGCCTCCGCCGAGCCGCCGCAGTCGAGCTGGAACGTCTTCGGAAGGGACGATCAGCTCGGCACCATCAACTTTCTAACTCCTGAACGGATCGCATCAGCGGCCCGGCTGATCCGGTCCGGCCGCCGTTTCGGACTTGACCATCCCGTCACTGCCTTCGAGCCGTATCCGACCGGAACCCGCCGTCCGCTGCAGCACTCGGTGTTCTCCAACAACACATGGCATCGGGATGACTGGGTTGATTCGTTCTATTTGCAGTCCTCCTCCCAGATAGATGCGCTCCGCCACATTGGCCATCCCGAATACGGTTTCTACAACGGCCTGTCCGCGGAAGAGAATTCTGGCGATTCGGTACGGCTGGGCATCCACAATTGGGCCGCTTCCGGTATTGCCGGACGGGGAGTCCTGCTCGATGTTCCACTGTTTTTCGCCAAACGGGGCCTGTCCTACGATGCATCGTCAACGATCGCGATCGGCGCGGATCTTCTCGACGAAATAGCGGAGAGCCAGAACGTTTCCTGGCAGGGAGGGGACATACTGCTCCTGCGCACCGCTTGGGCCGAGGACTACCTCGCAAAGACCCCCGAACGCCGCCTCTCGGACCCGTGGCGGCAATCGCCCGGCCTCGCGCAACGCGAATCCACGCTCCGGTGGCTCTGGGACCACGAAATCGCGCTTGTCGCAGCGGACAACCTCGCCGTGGAAGCCGATCCCGTCATCGACTCCGACTTTCGGACTCCCGGGGACTCACCACCGGCTATCGGCGTCGACCACAGCGGAATGTTGCATCGTCCGCTAATTGCCCTCCTTGGAATGGCATTGGGGGAGCTGTGGAAACTCGACGAACTTGCTGAGGACTGCGCGGCGGACGGGGTCTACGAATGTTTCGTCACCTGCAAGCCACTGAATATTCCCGGAGGTGTCGGGTCGCCGCCCAACGCCATGGCTTTCAAATAG
- a CDS encoding extracellular solute-binding protein: protein MSRSRFVFAPVVSVIAVTGLLAGCASSSGAAGEDAADAPVQITYVGYGGDGQAAQIEAWQKPYTSSHSNVTFVNTSPPDVAQVKAQVEAGAVQWDVMAVAPYAAEQNCGTLFEKLDLSSVDQTNLAPGTVGECYLGNWINATPMAYRTDAFPAGKGPESIADFFDTKAFPGQRGMVTNLQNGILEYALTADGVKPDAMYPLDVDRALEKLDTIRDVTTFAPNVGALQQAVSADQVDMFFLPDSRLVPLLKENDDITIVWDVTVTSLNAFAVPLGSKKKADVEGFLASVVEPGPAAQIAELLGVAPVNTEAEPKLDEYTSKVEVGGKVNTGQTILQDVDWYAKNFNEASTKVTTWLAG, encoded by the coding sequence ATGTCCAGATCCAGATTTGTTTTCGCACCCGTCGTCAGCGTCATCGCCGTCACCGGACTTCTTGCGGGCTGCGCAAGCTCCTCAGGAGCGGCCGGCGAAGACGCAGCTGATGCACCCGTCCAGATCACCTACGTGGGTTACGGTGGCGACGGCCAGGCAGCCCAGATTGAAGCGTGGCAAAAGCCGTACACCTCCAGCCACTCCAACGTGACCTTCGTGAATACTTCCCCGCCCGATGTAGCGCAGGTGAAGGCGCAGGTGGAGGCCGGCGCCGTGCAGTGGGATGTCATGGCGGTGGCTCCGTACGCGGCGGAACAGAATTGCGGCACCCTGTTCGAGAAACTCGACCTGTCTTCCGTTGACCAGACAAACCTCGCCCCCGGAACCGTAGGGGAGTGTTACCTCGGCAACTGGATCAATGCCACGCCCATGGCCTATCGAACGGATGCTTTCCCGGCCGGCAAGGGGCCTGAAAGCATTGCCGACTTCTTCGACACAAAGGCCTTTCCGGGACAACGCGGCATGGTCACGAACCTGCAGAACGGTATCCTCGAGTACGCCCTTACGGCTGACGGGGTGAAACCCGACGCAATGTACCCGCTCGATGTGGACCGTGCATTGGAGAAGCTGGACACCATCCGGGACGTCACCACCTTCGCGCCCAACGTAGGCGCACTGCAGCAGGCCGTTAGCGCCGATCAGGTCGATATGTTCTTCCTTCCCGACTCGCGACTCGTTCCCCTCCTTAAGGAAAACGACGACATCACCATCGTCTGGGACGTCACTGTCACCTCACTGAACGCATTTGCCGTGCCGTTGGGCTCCAAGAAAAAAGCTGATGTGGAGGGCTTCCTGGCCAGCGTCGTGGAACCGGGCCCGGCTGCGCAGATTGCGGAATTGCTCGGGGTTGCACCCGTCAATACCGAGGCGGAGCCCAAACTTGATGAGTACACGTCCAAGGTTGAAGTAGGCGGAAAGGTGAACACTGGACAGACGATCCTCCAGGACGTGGATTGGTACGCCAAGAATTTCAACGAAGCATCCACCAAGGTCACTACGTGGCTGGCGGGATGA
- a CDS encoding helix-turn-helix domain-containing protein codes for MVNMEGSAETSGYDIQAVSRAAQICALFGPHTVELTAVEVATRLELNRTTAYRYCMALVAAGILERSPRRGAFILGGLMLQLGIHALSRRRVVSIAPPYLAELSGAVRMTAVLSLWAVGGPVATLVEEDRKQSIIVTVRPGSLLEATAAQTQVFLAYLKDPHAAASIAAGLSAAQRAELDAAIYNARRHGYSIAHHPGGLFGVAVPVFDEYGIAATVALLGADRTADLSPGSPILTRLTGTAAALSDELGGGQEGQQIADLR; via the coding sequence ATGGTGAACATGGAGGGCAGTGCCGAGACATCCGGTTACGACATTCAGGCAGTTTCCCGGGCAGCGCAGATCTGCGCGCTGTTCGGGCCCCACACGGTCGAGCTTACGGCCGTAGAGGTGGCAACGCGGCTCGAATTGAACAGAACTACGGCCTACCGGTACTGCATGGCGCTGGTGGCGGCTGGAATCCTGGAACGAAGCCCGCGGCGGGGAGCTTTCATCCTTGGCGGCCTCATGCTGCAACTTGGCATCCACGCGCTCAGCCGGCGACGGGTGGTTTCGATTGCACCGCCCTATCTGGCGGAATTGAGCGGCGCCGTCCGGATGACGGCAGTCCTCAGCCTCTGGGCGGTGGGTGGGCCTGTGGCAACCCTCGTGGAGGAAGACCGGAAGCAATCGATCATTGTGACTGTCCGCCCCGGTTCGCTCCTGGAGGCCACCGCAGCACAAACCCAGGTGTTCCTTGCCTACCTCAAGGATCCGCATGCCGCCGCCTCGATCGCAGCGGGCCTGTCCGCTGCCCAGCGGGCAGAACTTGATGCGGCAATCTACAACGCCCGCCGCCACGGCTACAGCATCGCCCACCATCCCGGGGGACTCTTCGGCGTCGCCGTCCCAGTCTTTGACGAATACGGTATCGCCGCCACGGTCGCGCTTCTCGGCGCCGACCGGACTGCAGACCTCAGTCCCGGCTCACCCATCCTCACCCGGCTCACGGGAACCGCGGCCGCACTCAGCGACGAACTGGGCGGCGGCCAAGAAGGACAACAGATTGCCGACCTACGATGA